TAACCTGGAAGGGATTTAGGAGAGAGTGTGTGTCAGACTTGCATTTCCtgttaaattttccttttcatttatttccgAATTAGTTGATACAGGAGTCGTTTAGCACCTTTGAGTGCTACTGCAGTAGGTAGGCTAAATGTAGTTTACTCAAATATGCTGTTGTCTCACCAAGAGGGAAACAAATCTAAGGTTCAATATGTGTGATTTGAGATGGGTGATATGTTCAATTTCCTAATCTCGGTACACCTCTTTTTCGTTAGTGTCCAGTGAAAAAATCTTGTGCTCCGGACTTGCCAAGTTTCCTGTGGGCAACCAGAACGCAAGCCAGGAAAATGCATCCCATGTTTGGCAGTTGCACAGCCATGAATCTGACTCTCATATATTTATCAGCAACAGCAAGAATATTTGCTGTGGATGTATAGGTGTCTACAAACATAAAGGGCTATTCCCAAGAGAATTATGATGCAAGTTCGTGTTGCATTTAAATGCCTGGTAACTGTAAACTGCCAGGGAACGGTTTGATCCACTTCTCTCTGCACCATTTACTTTGCATTAGACACACCAGCTGAGAAGTCCAGGGATCACTTCTGCATTCCCCCACCACCAAAGATGTGGAGAAGTGCCAGCAGGAAAGTTAGTGCATATGCTGACTTCAGATTTGGTAGTATATAGTAGAAAGACAGTTGCAATACTAattggggttggtttttttttataatgtggattatgtttggagtttttttaacaTCAAACTGTAAAACTTCTTTTGTGGCTCAGCTCAAGATTTTGAGATAGACGAGCTGCCAAACTCAAGAGGACTGAATTTGCTGCATTACCCCAGTTTCATGCAGTACAGGAGTCCTTACCTGCATCTGCTATGGATATTGTCAACCAGCTGAATCCTTGGagtttgctctgctttctttttcctgagcaCAGAAAATACAATCAATCACAAAATGGAAAGAACTAAGAATTTTGGAGAAGAAACGGGAGATTCCAAAATCAATAccttttttagttttccttttgcatgcTTAGTTCACTATTACTTTTTAAAGTGCTTGGAATATAGATCTACTGCTTTAAAGCTGGTGAATCCTTCTTCTACTAGAATCACCATATATCCCTGTTGGTTTTAAGCAAAGTGAAACAGCCAGAAACGgtgacagattttaaaagttttgtgaCCAAGTGTGATCATTGACTGCTTCTGGCATGAATTTTCTTTAACACTTGCCCTTTGGATCaagttgtgggggtttttttcagagcagctcagagttAATTAGGCAGCAAATAAGTACTGCTTTCACCATTGtgttttttctatttgtaaGTGAACCACAAAACCCACCATTCTAACACAGCAATGACAACAACAGTGGAAGAGAGGTAATTCAACATGCAAGTTTCAGAATTTTGCAGGGACACGGGTCCTTCCTCTTTACTAATGGGACTCGGACTATCTCCTGTCACCCTTTTTCTAGAATTTTATACAAGCTTTTATGTTCAGCTTTCATTTGTAGGTCATCTTTCCTGCAAAGCTTGTGTGACATGAGGAGCCAACTTGGACCTTGTTTAGAGGTCTAAATGCATCTTGTGACATACTATAGTTCTTTTATTTGCTCTGCTTGATCCTTCCAACTGAAAGTGTAGAAATAAATCAAGAAGACAtcaatttttgctttgttgcaGATCTGTAGCCCTAAAGGAAATGTTTGGGTTTGTAAATCCTAGTTCTGTCGTTTACATATCCAGACTTCTTATGGTTGGTTTTGACTTCTTTTGTGTACTTTCAGATGGTGAACTGAATGTTCTGGATGACATTTTGACTGATGCTCCTGACCAGGATGATGAGTTGTATAACCCTGACAGTGAGCAAgacaaaagtgagaaaaagggTATGTGACTTTGGTAGTGGATGTCCTCCAGGAACGTAAATGGTAAAAAATGTCTGTCTTATTACAGTTAAAGTCTTTGAAGTAGTGGGTTTTATAACTTGATTCAAAGACTGAATGAGTTCTAAAAGTCTTTATTTCATGGACATATGCTTTTTCACCTGCCCTTCCATGCAAACAGTCGAGtctgtttccttttgtctcAAGAGCAGTTGCTGAGTCTGGCTTGTTCTGAATTCCTTTAATGTTAGAAAATTACTGTCCTTTTTGGCTCAATGAAGTGAGATGGAAGTGGAGCGAAGGGGTTGCAAAGTCTGGTTCCAGCTCAGTTGTTGATTTGGCTTTAGGCCAATTCCATAAGCATTTAATTTAGCATTTCCATGTATAAAATCTAAGAAACACATACcttttttgaagtaaaatacGTGTTTTAGAACATGAGCCGTTCCTAAGAAGCAGTTTTGAGTGTTGCTGCAAAGCCTACAACTGGATGATGCTCCCTATGACTGCAACAGGGTAATTACCTAAAATAGAGAAAGTAGGATCCTCTGtacagtttttgttttgatacTGGAAATAACACTGAACTtgatatttctttctatttaaggatcaaaaagaaaaactgacaggatggaaaatgctgaaagcaaGAGGCAAAAACCTTCTGTGCATTCCTCAAGGCAGATGATGCCAAAACCTCCCAGTTCATCAGTTAGCAATAACAAGAGAATAGTGAGTACAAAAGGAAAGCCCATGTCAGAATACAAGACTGAGGAGTATCAGAGATCTGACAGAAACAAGCGCCCAGATGGTGATCGGAAGATGCGAATGTCAAGCAGTTCCAGGGAACCTTATAAAGGACAACCAGAAAAATCTTGCATGAGGAAGAGGGATATTGACAGGAGGGCAAAGTCTTCTACACCGGATGGTTCAGAGGTATTAAGTATTCTTGCTGCcttataaataaagaaattttatgAGACTTTTATAAGGCACATTCTCTTAGGACTGTGTGTGCATCCTGACAATGTTATATGACTGCTGattcactttttctttaaacatcaGAGAATCAGGCATGATGTGGATAGAAGACCAAGCAGATCTAGCCATTCTTCTAAAGAAGAGGTGAACTCTGAGGAATATTGTTCAGATCACGAGACTGGCAGTAGTGGTTCCTCTGAACAAGGCAACACAGAGaatgaggaggaaggaatggaagaagaggaagatgatgaaggggaggaggatgaagaggtGGAAGAAGATggggaggaagatgaagaagagtacgaacaggatgagagggatcagaaggaaggaaatgacTATGACACACGGAGTGAAGCCAGCGATTCTGATTCTGAATCTGCCTCTTTCACAGATGGGTCAGTCAGATCTGGGTCTGGTTCAGATGCATCAGGTAGGCAACATCTTGCATGCTAGTCTGAAATACCTTGCCACTGAAAGTTcagctacttttaaaaataaccactTCCTGACCATGTCAAAAGTAAGCTGTGGTAGCACAAGTCAGGAAGATGTTAATTATGAAATACCATaggcaaggaaaaaatgtaCTGGAAAGTGGTAAAGCAAAATTGTGAACATCCAGATTACTGTGTTGAGGATTCATAGTGTTCTTGACTGCTTTGGCCTTGCTGTTCAGTGCTTTGAAACactaaattagtattttcttggGTATCTAGTGGCTTAGTTTTCCACacaattcattttaatttggtGTTGAGCTGTTTGGTATCCATCTAGATAAGTGACCAGGCAGACTAGTGTAGTAAAAGAACCGTATTCCTGGGGAAGGATAATTGAATCTTAAATGGTGGCTGTGTCCAGCATAGGAAATCTAAACTTAAGTTGAAATTATTAGATGTTATGGCAAATttagaatgaaataaatgttttaagcaGAAACTAGAAACAATTGCTTTGTAATTGTATATTATAAGTAGTCCTAACTTACTGATGTGAAGTGCTAATGACGTAAATACTTTTGGGTTTGGCTGTTcgttgtttgttttttctaggAAAGCAGCTTGCAATCCTGTTAAGATTCCTATTGTGTATCTTCCTTGTCTGAAGTCTCCATAGGTGGTCATCCTGCTTAACATGCAGCCTTTTttagctcagctctgctgtttggAGTTAGAGACAGCAAGGTGTAACCTAAAGACAAGTTGAAGCTGTCATAACTGTTCTAAAAAGCTCTGTGGTATAACATAACACTTTCTTAAGAGTGGAAATAATTGCCTGTGTGgcacagtgttttgttttcctgtctcttACCATTTTTTTGAGCTCCGAGCAAATGAGCTCATATCACTATTGCAACACAGTTTGTGCTCAATGTTGCACATTTGGGTGAAGGCTGGAAAGAAGTGCTAACCCACCCTTACTAAAAATATAGTAATAATAAATTCTGTCTCTAAACATTGCACAGATGTACTGGATTTGTCCCATTCATCTTCCTTTTGTGAATGAAAAGCTTGAGTAACTAGCATTTGCTTCTTTTGTGCATGATAGTTTTGTGGCAACAACCACAATTTTAACGTGCAAGCCAAATGGTAACTTCACTTTTACTGATGGTGTTTTCCTGTCTCGTGACTTTTTAATCTCaacttttcctgtgtttaaggtatggcttttattttttattgtttcttttagacgagaaaaagaaggagaggaagagagctAGAGGTATCTCTCCAATTGTTTTTGACAGAAGTGGAAGTTCTGCATCAGAATCATATGCAGGTATTCTTCCCTTTCATTGCTTGTCATTGTGACTTGCATCAAATCCTAATGTGtaatctaaaataaatgtaactgGCTGTAGAGATTTATGGGGTATGTAGCTTTGTATAATTTGATATTGACTTCTGGCATGTTGTGTGTGGATACCTTTGGGGGGAAGTAGGCTTTCTTGTTACTTTAATGCTATTCTGTTGCTTAAGtggaattttcacttttttttttttttttttaaaacttggaAGATGATGATTCAGTGACTAGTTTTCTGAGTAGGAAATTGTTcaaataccattttaaaaaaacaaacccaaatcaaacaacccaaaaccaaaaccaaaaaaaaccaaaacaaaacactcgTGCACATTGAAtagtatttttttgtgtgtgtgggtgCGCGCCAGAAAGCATAATTTGTCATGAATGAAAATTGTATGTGACAAGGCTGTAGAAATTGTATATTATCTCTATTAAGGCTCAATCTGAACAAATGTACTTTGGCTAAACACAGGTTCAGAAAAGAAGCATGAGAAATTATCATCTTCCGTTCGTGCTGTCCAAAAAGGTAtcatttaaatttgaatttttaatgcatgCCCCATAGCAAGCCATTGTCTTTGTTGATTAAATTACCTGTAAGTAGTGATGTTCTGATATAAATCAATTTGAGCACGTCATTGTTCTGAGCATGGTAATTAAATCTTAAGCTACTTTTGCATGTGTTGAGAGCAATATGCAAAAAGTTCAGTCACTTTGCTctttgcagaagcagcagatttAAAAAGGAAGTGCTTAAAACTGCAAAGAGGAACAGCATTCACCATTCTCTATTGAACAACTTGTGCTTGTTACAAATGTTACCCATCATTTATGCAAAGATTCTTAAGCAAGGAAATAAGTCCTACATATCGGAACATCACTGAATcatgctgattttattttacttttttctttacctgGATATCTAAattttagttttggtttggtttcccCTGGCATTTTGCGCTCTGCAGCTTTGTCTTCAAGTTGGGTGGTTGACTGTGATAATACATAGATAGGAACTGGGTGGGATACTGTGTATTTTGAAGGAAGCAAACAACTATCTATACTCAAAGCAACGTGTTTGATAAGTATTTACAGTTTGGCTTATTtgatactttgttttcttttcagaccAAACAAGTAAACTTAAATACATTCTCCAAGATGCAAGATTCTTTCTCATCAAGAGTAATAACCATGAAAACGTATCGCTTGCTAAGGCAAAGGTATGTTCAGTTTTCTTCAAACTGATCACTTTGTCTGTTTTCAAACGTACCCATCTTTGTTTGGAAGAGTGTGCAGTTGGAGGCGctcttttctttataatttgGATCTCGGTAGATGCAGCAACAAAAGCTACGTGCCTTGGTTCTTCTGCTTTCACTGTAACCTAGAAAAGTTCCTAGACCATCAGTCATCTATCTTGGCAAGAATAGGGTTAAAAGGGGCCTTAGGGTCTGTTAGATAACATCCCAAGCCAACCTCCATTAGGAATGCTGGGGTGGTATTTTCTCCCCTCCATCAGTTCATGCTGCTGTATTCTGAGAAGGTTCAGAAGGTTGTTTGCCTTTCCTCTAATGCTATACAAGTAATTTTTGTCAGGTGATTCAATTCAGGATCTGAAGCCTTACTGTGGAAATGTatgcctggcagtgctggtgtgaGTGAGTTCTTTGGGAGGGATTCCAGAGCACTGGacttcagctgctgaggaatTGCATTAGGTGTCCACTGCACCACTCTGGTGGTTTTGTATTGGCATGTGTTCTTTGGAACAGGttatagagaaaatatttgatttgcTGTTGCACAATATACACAGAGTAGGTGATTcttttaatgaagatttttctaaattagGATGGAAATTGCACTAAAACTATTGAACAAATCTCAAAGTCCTGGGTATGTTTGGTTCGCACCCCTCCTTCAAGCTTTGGGTCTGATCTGTGCAGTGAACACCATTCTGACTGGTGTTTGCTTTAGCTCTGTAAAGAAGTATATCCTTTTTTGTTCCTCATCCATGTATGGAGCTACAGTAGTATCCTTGTTCCTGAAGTTCTTGGAGTGGATGCATGGTCTTTCAGTGTAGGGGTATCAGTGCTTTGGTGTTGGACTTCATGAAACTCGCTTTTGTGGTGCCAATGTGGTAGGTTGTTCCGGTTCACAGCAGGGCTTTACAAGCAGCCAAAAGCCGTGTAATCTGACTGAAAGCtagcaaaaaccccaaatagTTCTCTGGTGACTATAATGAATCaccaaaaccagacaaacaCTGATCTGAGTTCAGAGTAGGGTATGAATACATACCTTCACTAGATAAATGTGAGGGAAGGAATGTTGTCTTTGGTAGACTGTAGATCCTATTCTGAGGCTGAAGCTTGTTTGCCCGGAAGATGAACCGAGGAATAACTCAATAAACTGTTACTCTGTAGCTCAGCTCAGTTGGTACCTTAAAACAGATTGGGTTTTATTGTGTGTGGCTACATAATGGCTGGTGAAATGGAAAAGGTCCTACTTACTAGGTGGAGATGTGAAAGGCTGAACAAAGTGGTTCAAGTTGTCTTGCCAATTTAAAGTGTTAGTCTGGTGTCTTTCATGTTGCTGgcatttcactgaaagagtttCAAAGTCTGCAAACTGTCCTCAACAAATCTGCAATACTATACTGAAGTCTACCTGCCCACCTTTCAGTATATATTCTGTTGgtttttcataatttctgtgttttatgcAATAGATGAATTCCCAAAGTCACTTCAAACATGCATGAAAACTTTCACCCTTACTATTTAAGGTATCTGTCCATCATTATAATTACAATGGAAGTCTTATAGATGGTCTAAATGCATCTTCAGTGTTcaaaaaaagattgaaaagcCAGTGTTTTAAAAGTTTTAGCACAAGGCAggctaaaatatttcttgaagGAAATGAATTTAgcaatatctttttctttccattaccTTCTATTCCAGTACACTATTTTGGTCTTGTTTTCCTCATCTACATTATATATTTGTTAGCTAAGTCATTTGAGATGAACTCTTACATTTTGGTGATGGGGtgggtgtttttctgttttagggAGTATGGTCAACACTTCCAGTGAATGAAAAGAAGCTTAATGCTGCATTTAGATCAGCAAGGAGTgtcattttgatattttctgtaAGAGAGAGTGGCAAATTCCAAGGTAAGGGAAATGAGCTGTTATCAAGGTAAGTGAAAGTGAGTTTTATGTGCAATAGCTTTTCTGTTGTATCTTTGTTACAATTCATACAAAATCCTTTAGGGTTTGCAAGATTGTCTTCAGAGTCCCATCACGGAGGATCACCTATACACTGGGTGCTGCCTGCAGGAATGAATGCAAAAATGTTGGGAGGTGTCTTTAAAATTGACTGGATTTGCAGGTAAATAATTGTGCATTTATGTTGCTGTTAGTAACAAGGCATTATAATATTATTTCTGCATGTTACTCAAGTGCTGACAGCATCCTTCTGAAACTTGATGCAGCCAGAGATCTATCCTCACTGCTCACTTGAATAGACAGCTGTGgatgaaaaaccaaaaaaaaaaaatcatgtaagGACAAATCTCTTGATCTgactgaacaaagaaaatactacCATTCTAAAACAACATATGAAATAGTGCAAGTATTG
This window of the Corvus cornix cornix isolate S_Up_H32 chromosome 4, ASM73873v5, whole genome shotgun sequence genome carries:
- the YTHDC1 gene encoding YTH domain-containing protein 1 isoform X3, with the protein product MATDSREEKDGELNVLDDILTDAPDQDDELYNPDSEQDKSEKKGSKRKTDRMENAESKRQKPSVHSSRQMMPKPPSSSVSNNKRIVSTKGKPMSEYKTEEYQRSDRNKRPDGDRKMRMSSSSREPYKGQPEKSCMRKRDIDRRAKSSTPDGSERIRHDVDRRPSRSSHSSKEEVNSEEYCSDHETGSSGSSEQGNTENEEEGMEEEEDDEGEEDEEVEEDGEEDEEEYEQDERDQKEGNDYDTRSEASDSDSESASFTDGSVRSGSGSDASDEKKKERKRARGISPIVFDRSGSSASESYADQTSKLKYILQDARFFLIKSNNHENVSLAKAKGVWSTLPVNEKKLNAAFRSARSVILIFSVRESGKFQGFARLSSESHHGGSPIHWVLPAGMNAKMLGGVFKIDWICRRELPFTKSAHLTNPWNEHKPVKIGRDGQEIEPECGTQLCLLFPPDESIDLYQVIHKMRHKRRMHSQPRSRGRPSRRDPVRDVGRRRPEDYDIHNSRKKPRIDYPPEFHQRPGYIKDPRYPEVDRRFSGVRRDVFLNGSYNDYVREFHNMGPPPPWQGMPPYPGMEQPPHHPYYQHHAPPPQAHPPYSGHHPVPHEARYRDKRVHDYDMRVDDFLRRTQAVVSGRRSRPRERDRERERDRPRDNRRDRERDRGRDRERERERICDRDRDRGERVSYGSMGECCYQVCKY
- the YTHDC1 gene encoding YTH domain-containing protein 1 isoform X1, with the translated sequence MATDSREEKDGELNVLDDILTDAPDQDDELYNPDSEQDKSEKKGSKRKTDRMENAESKRQKPSVHSSRQMMPKPPSSSVSNNKRIVSTKGKPMSEYKTEEYQRSDRNKRPDGDRKMRMSSSSREPYKGQPEKSCMRKRDIDRRAKSSTPDGSERIRHDVDRRPSRSSHSSKEEVNSEEYCSDHETGSSGSSEQGNTENEEEGMEEEEDDEGEEDEEVEEDGEEDEEEYEQDERDQKEGNDYDTRSEASDSDSESASFTDGSVRSGSGSDASDEKKKERKRARGISPIVFDRSGSSASESYAGSEKKHEKLSSSVRAVQKDQTSKLKYILQDARFFLIKSNNHENVSLAKAKGVWSTLPVNEKKLNAAFRSARSVILIFSVRESGKFQGFARLSSESHHGGSPIHWVLPAGMNAKMLGGVFKIDWICRRELPFTKSAHLTNPWNEHKPVKIGRDGQEIEPECGTQLCLLFPPDESIDLYQVIHKMRHKRRMHSQPRSRGRPSRRDPVRDVGRRRPEDYDIHNSRKKPRIDYPPEFHQRPGYIKDPRYPEVDRRFSGVRRDVFLNGSYNDYVREFHNMGPPPPWQGMPPYPGMEQPPHHPYYQHHAPPPQAHPPYSGHHPVPHEARYRDKRVHDYDMRVDDFLRRTQAVVSGRRSRPRERDRERERDRPRDNRRDRERDRGRDRERERERICDRDRDRGERVSYGSMGECCYQVCKY
- the YTHDC1 gene encoding YTH domain-containing protein 1 isoform X2, producing MATDSREEKDGELNVLDDILTDAPDQDDELYNPDSEQDKSEKKGSKRKTDRMENAESKRQKPSVHSSRQMMPKPPSSSVSNNKRIVSTKGKPMSEYKTEEYQRSDRNKRPDGDRKMRMSSSSREPYKGQPEKSCMRKRDIDRRAKSSTPDGSERIRHDVDRRPSRSSHSSKEEVNSEEYCSDHETGSSGSSEQGNTENEEEGMEEEEDDEGEEDEEVEEDGEEDEEEYEQDERDQKEGNDYDTRSEASDSDSESASFTDGSVRSGSGSDASDEKKKERKRARGISPIVFDRSGSSASESYAGSEKKHEKLSSSVRAVQKDQTSKLKYILQDARFFLIKSNNHENVSLAKAKGVWSTLPVNEKKLNAAFRSARSVILIFSVRESGKFQGFARLSSESHHGGSPIHWVLPAGMNAKMLGGVFKIDWICRRELPFTKSAHLTNPWNEHKPVKIGRDGQEIEPECGTQLCLLFPPDESIDLYQVIHKMRHKRRMHSQPRSRGRPSRRDPVRDVGRRRPEDYDIHNSRKKPRIDYPPEFHQRPGYIKDPRYPEVDRRFSGVRRDVFLNGSYNDYVREFHNMGPPPPWQGMPPYPGMEQPPHHPYYQHHAPPPQAHPPYSGHHPVPHEARYRDKRVHDYDMRVDDFLRRTQAVVSGRRSRPRERDRERERDRPRDNRRDRERDRGRDRERERERICDRDRDRGERGRYRR
- the YTHDC1 gene encoding YTH domain-containing protein 1 isoform X4; its protein translation is MATDSREEKDGELNVLDDILTDAPDQDDELYNPDSEQDKSEKKGSKRKTDRMENAESKRQKPSVHSSRQMMPKPPSSSVSNNKRIVSTKGKPMSEYKTEEYQRSDRNKRPDGDRKMRMSSSSREPYKGQPEKSCMRKRDIDRRAKSSTPDGSERIRHDVDRRPSRSSHSSKEEVNSEEYCSDHETGSSGSSEQGNTENEEEGMEEEEDDEGEEDEEVEEDGEEDEEEYEQDERDQKEGNDYDTRSEASDSDSESASFTDGSVRSGSGSDASDEKKKERKRARGISPIVFDRSGSSASESYADQTSKLKYILQDARFFLIKSNNHENVSLAKAKGVWSTLPVNEKKLNAAFRSARSVILIFSVRESGKFQGFARLSSESHHGGSPIHWVLPAGMNAKMLGGVFKIDWICRRELPFTKSAHLTNPWNEHKPVKIGRDGQEIEPECGTQLCLLFPPDESIDLYQVIHKMRHKRRMHSQPRSRGRPSRRDPVRDVGRRRPEDYDIHNSRKKPRIDYPPEFHQRPGYIKDPRYPEVDRRFSGVRRDVFLNGSYNDYVREFHNMGPPPPWQGMPPYPGMEQPPHHPYYQHHAPPPQAHPPYSGHHPVPHEARYRDKRVHDYDMRVDDFLRRTQAVVSGRRSRPRERDRERERDRPRDNRRDRERDRGRDRERERERICDRDRDRGERGRYRR